In Gemmatimonadales bacterium, the following proteins share a genomic window:
- a CDS encoding ABC transporter permease, with product MIDTPGLVGGFLAASVRVATPLLLAATGETVSERAGVINLGLEGMMLAGALASALGAAWFGPWTGVGFGMLAGMALAALFALVAIGARADQIISGTALTLGAVGLTGMIYRQALGTGGAGPAVATLQAIRVPGLARIPLLGPALFDQPAPTYLAFLLLPVVWWVLFRSRPGLALRATGESLAMARANGIRTGWVRAGATIAGGAFAGLAGATLVLAQVGSFAERMTAGRGYVAIAIVVLGRWHPAGVAVASLLFGVATALQFVFQSLGLAVPYQLFLMLPYLLTLLALAGAVGRMRAPADLGRG from the coding sequence TTGATCGATACGCCGGGGCTGGTCGGCGGCTTCCTAGCGGCGTCGGTGCGGGTCGCGACTCCGCTGCTCCTTGCCGCGACAGGGGAGACGGTGAGCGAGCGGGCCGGGGTCATCAACCTCGGACTCGAGGGAATGATGCTCGCTGGGGCGCTCGCCTCCGCGCTCGGCGCCGCCTGGTTCGGACCGTGGACCGGCGTCGGCTTCGGCATGCTGGCCGGAATGGCGCTCGCGGCGCTCTTTGCGCTGGTGGCGATCGGCGCCCGGGCCGATCAGATCATCTCGGGCACGGCGCTCACGCTTGGCGCAGTCGGATTGACGGGGATGATCTACCGGCAGGCACTGGGCACCGGTGGTGCCGGTCCGGCGGTCGCCACGCTCCAGGCAATCCGAGTCCCCGGACTTGCCCGGATTCCCCTGCTGGGGCCGGCGCTCTTCGATCAGCCGGCGCCGACGTATCTCGCCTTCCTCCTGCTGCCGGTCGTGTGGTGGGTGCTGTTTCGGAGCCGCCCCGGACTGGCGCTTCGGGCGACCGGAGAGTCTCTGGCCATGGCGCGAGCGAACGGGATCCGCACCGGGTGGGTGCGGGCCGGCGCCACCATCGCGGGTGGGGCGTTCGCCGGACTGGCGGGGGCCACACTGGTGCTCGCGCAGGTCGGTTCGTTCGCGGAGCGGATGACGGCGGGGCGCGGGTACGTGGCCATCGCGATCGTGGTGCTCGGCCGTTGGCATCCAGCCGGCGTCGCGGTGGCATCGCTGCTGTTCGGAGTGGCCACCGCGCTTCAGTTCGTCTTCCAGTCGCTCGGCCTGGCGGTCCCCTACCAGCTCTTCCTCATGCTGCCGTATCTGCTCACGCTGCTGGCGCTGGCGGGCGCGGTGGGGCGAATGCGGGCACCGGCGGACCTGGGGAGGGGGTAA
- a CDS encoding lysophospholipid acyltransferase family protein, with the protein MSRLWQSVVSIWAWLVLVVCVLLWLPLMFLARLVTAPFDRGRYFVGYLFRQIPVVMVTLNPLWRFRCIGAMPPNPRNPYVVVSNHESFVDILLISHLPWEMKWLSKAELFRIPVLGWLMLLAGDIPIKRGFGPSAIEAIARCRAALANRVSVMIFPEGTRSPTEDMLPFKDGAFRLAIDAGVPILPIVVHGTRTALRKHDWRLGRSTAVVRVLPPVETSGLTAEDVPELKQRVRQLILDARAELTAGG; encoded by the coding sequence ATGTCGCGCCTCTGGCAATCGGTGGTCTCGATCTGGGCCTGGCTGGTCCTGGTCGTCTGCGTGCTGCTCTGGCTGCCGCTCATGTTCCTGGCCCGGCTGGTCACGGCCCCGTTCGATCGCGGGAGATATTTCGTCGGCTATCTCTTCCGGCAGATCCCGGTGGTGATGGTCACGCTGAACCCCCTCTGGCGCTTCCGCTGCATCGGTGCGATGCCGCCCAACCCTCGCAATCCGTATGTGGTGGTCTCCAACCACGAGTCGTTCGTCGACATCCTGCTCATCAGCCATCTCCCCTGGGAGATGAAGTGGCTGTCCAAGGCCGAGCTCTTCCGGATTCCGGTGCTGGGCTGGCTCATGCTGCTGGCCGGTGATATTCCGATCAAGCGCGGCTTCGGGCCCAGCGCCATCGAGGCGATCGCCCGCTGCCGCGCCGCGCTGGCCAACCGTGTCTCGGTGATGATCTTCCCGGAGGGCACCCGCTCACCCACGGAGGACATGCTGCCGTTCAAGGATGGGGCGTTCCGGCTGGCCATCGACGCCGGAGTGCCGATTCTTCCAATCGTAGTCCACGGCACCCGGACCGCACTCCGCAAGCACGACTGGCGCCTGGGGCGTTCGACGGCCGTGGTCCGAGTGCTGCCGCCGGTCGAGACCTCCGGCCTCACGGCCGAGGATGTGCCGGAGCTGAAGCAACGGGTCCGCCAGCTGATCCTGGACGCCCGCGCGGAGCTGACCGCCGGCGGGTAA
- a CDS encoding ABC transporter permease, which translates to MRPSGSAAALALGLLALALSLHLAGYDATAALGSLWQGAFGSWYALTSATLVRSVPLIIIGLGIALAFRGGALNIGAEGQFYAGAIAATWVGLHVAGHPAPVAIASVWAAAVLAGMAWVAVPILLKLRFGVLEVISTLLLNFVAEALVSLVVQGPLQERQHIYPQSDSIAPAARLPLLPGSRLHAGFALALLAALVLWYLFARTHWGFKLRAVGAGARAAEITGRIDARRITAVALLGSGGLAGLAGGVEVSGVSYALFQNLSPGYGFTAIAVALLARLHPLSVVATGILFGALEAGAGAMQRDAGVPAVAVYVVESVVILVVLLVDVDRREATAGRKARAMRLPA; encoded by the coding sequence GTGCGGCCTAGCGGCTCGGCGGCGGCGCTGGCTCTGGGCCTCCTGGCCCTGGCGTTGAGCCTGCACCTGGCGGGTTACGACGCGACGGCCGCGCTCGGCTCCCTCTGGCAAGGGGCATTCGGCTCCTGGTACGCGCTCACCTCCGCGACTTTGGTCCGGTCGGTCCCGCTCATCATCATCGGGCTGGGTATCGCGCTCGCCTTCCGGGGCGGCGCTCTCAACATCGGCGCCGAAGGCCAGTTCTACGCGGGAGCCATCGCGGCCACCTGGGTCGGACTGCACGTCGCCGGCCATCCGGCTCCGGTCGCCATCGCTTCCGTCTGGGCGGCGGCCGTCCTCGCCGGCATGGCCTGGGTCGCCGTCCCGATCCTGCTCAAGCTCCGATTCGGCGTGCTCGAGGTGATCAGCACGCTGCTGCTCAACTTCGTCGCGGAAGCGCTGGTCAGCCTGGTGGTGCAGGGACCGCTGCAGGAGCGGCAGCATATCTATCCCCAGAGCGATTCCATCGCTCCGGCCGCCCGGCTGCCGTTGCTGCCCGGAAGCCGGCTGCACGCCGGCTTCGCGCTTGCGCTGCTGGCGGCGCTGGTGCTCTGGTATCTCTTCGCGCGCACCCATTGGGGCTTCAAGCTTCGCGCGGTAGGCGCGGGAGCGCGGGCGGCGGAAATTACCGGCCGCATCGACGCACGGCGGATCACGGCGGTGGCGCTCCTGGGCTCGGGTGGGTTGGCTGGGCTGGCCGGCGGTGTGGAGGTGAGCGGTGTCTCCTACGCACTCTTCCAGAATCTCTCCCCGGGATATGGCTTCACCGCCATCGCCGTCGCGCTGCTGGCGCGGCTCCATCCGCTAAGCGTGGTGGCCACCGGGATACTGTTTGGCGCGCTGGAGGCGGGTGCCGGGGCGATGCAGCGGGACGCCGGTGTTCCCGCCGTCGCGGTCTATGTGGTGGAATCGGTGGTGATCCTGGTGGTGCTCCTAGTGGACGTGGACCGCCGTGAGGCTACGGCCGGCAGGAAGGCGCGAGCGATGCGCCTGCCGGCTTGA
- a CDS encoding AI-2E family transporter, with amino-acid sequence MARTADSGDSAFTPDVTVPAPAAAGAAAGQPDLRRLGEALDRVEIRSIAMTGLFVLAIFYTVYFARVLLLPIVIAVLLDFLLSPVIRGLKRLRIKEPVGAALVILTLLGALGGGAYRLAEPAQAWMARAPESMERIQMRLRQVRRPVEQVTRTAEQVEAATEVSKGGPPEVVIRGPRLSERLFGNTQGFVAGALETLVLLYFLLAVGDLFLQKLIRVLPQFKDKKKAVTIARETEASISTYLFTVTLVNLALGTIVTLVMLAVGMPNPVLWGALAALAEFIPYLGSTTLLVILALAGLVTFPSTGHALLVPASYLAVNIVQSNLVTPVILGRRLTLNPVAILVGLIFWWWMWGVAGAFIAVPLLATFKIFCDHIESLAPIGEFLGD; translated from the coding sequence ATGGCCAGGACCGCCGACTCCGGAGATTCGGCTTTCACCCCCGACGTGACCGTGCCCGCGCCTGCTGCCGCAGGAGCCGCGGCCGGCCAGCCCGATCTCCGCCGTTTGGGCGAGGCGCTGGACCGGGTGGAGATCCGTTCGATCGCGATGACCGGGCTGTTCGTTCTCGCCATCTTCTATACGGTGTACTTCGCCCGGGTACTCCTCCTCCCGATCGTCATTGCCGTCCTGCTCGACTTCCTTCTCAGTCCGGTGATTCGCGGGTTGAAGCGGCTCCGGATCAAGGAGCCTGTCGGAGCGGCACTGGTCATCCTGACGCTGCTCGGCGCGCTGGGTGGGGGAGCCTACCGTCTGGCGGAGCCGGCGCAGGCCTGGATGGCCCGGGCTCCCGAGAGCATGGAGCGGATACAGATGCGTCTCCGCCAGGTTCGCAGGCCGGTCGAGCAGGTGACCCGGACTGCCGAGCAAGTCGAGGCCGCAACCGAGGTGAGCAAGGGTGGTCCCCCCGAGGTCGTGATCCGGGGTCCACGGCTCAGCGAACGCCTGTTCGGCAACACGCAGGGTTTTGTGGCGGGCGCGCTCGAGACGCTGGTGCTCCTCTACTTCCTGCTGGCCGTGGGAGACTTGTTCCTGCAGAAGCTGATCCGGGTGCTTCCCCAGTTCAAAGACAAGAAGAAGGCGGTCACGATCGCGCGGGAAACCGAGGCATCGATCTCGACCTACCTCTTCACCGTCACTCTGGTGAACCTGGCGCTGGGTACGATCGTGACGCTGGTCATGCTCGCCGTCGGTATGCCAAACCCGGTGTTGTGGGGCGCGCTCGCGGCGCTCGCCGAGTTCATCCCCTATCTTGGATCCACCACCTTGCTCGTGATTCTCGCGCTCGCCGGGCTGGTGACCTTTCCGAGCACCGGCCATGCCCTGCTGGTGCCGGCCAGCTATCTGGCGGTGAACATCGTGCAGTCCAACCTCGTCACTCCGGTGATTCTGGGACGGCGGCTCACGCTCAACCCGGTCGCGATCCTGGTGGGACTCATCTTCTGGTGGTGGATGTGGGGCGTGGCCGGTGCGTTCATCGCCGTCCCACTCCTGGCGACGTTCAAGATATTCTGCGACCACATAGAGTCGCTGGCACCGATCGGAGAATTCCTGGGCGATTGA
- a CDS encoding ABC transporter ATP-binding protein — protein sequence MTVDPAAPALELRQIQKRFGSVQALQGADFTLGPGEVHGLLGENGAGKTTLMHVAYGLVRPDAGQVLVAGVPRDVGSPRAARRLGIGMVHQHFTSIPALSVAENVALAAGWPIAPKPLRGRVQALAERVGLPLDPDLLAGRLSVGLKQRLEIVKALAADARILLLDEPTAVLAPGEIDELLRVMRTFTASGGSVVLITHKLDEALAAADRVTVLRQGKVVHTGQVAGETPASLARAMIGGESKALPGLAPPDATPRESADFTGPALVRIEALEVPRESGFGIAVRHASLVVHGGEILGVAGVEGNGQRELLRAIAGRLLPIRGKLDVAGPVAFIPEDRTTEGLIPDLTLAENVVLGSRPGDPWLRHGRIDWRLARRRTAVLLQDFSVAAPGPQTRASALSGGNQQKLVAARELARAPRVIVAENPTRGLDIRAAAEIHARLLEAAAGGAAILIHSSDLDEVFHLAHRIVVMNRGAVLSVGTSLTRSLIGELMVTGAA from the coding sequence GCTTCGGCTCCGTGCAAGCTCTGCAGGGGGCCGATTTCACGCTCGGACCCGGTGAAGTGCACGGCCTGCTGGGCGAGAACGGAGCCGGCAAGACCACCCTGATGCACGTCGCGTACGGGCTGGTCCGGCCCGACGCGGGTCAGGTGCTGGTGGCCGGAGTTCCCCGCGACGTTGGCTCGCCTCGCGCCGCCCGTCGGCTCGGCATCGGCATGGTCCATCAGCACTTCACCTCCATTCCGGCGCTCAGCGTGGCGGAGAACGTGGCGCTCGCCGCGGGGTGGCCGATTGCACCGAAGCCGCTGCGCGGCCGGGTGCAGGCTCTGGCCGAGCGGGTGGGCCTGCCGCTCGATCCCGACCTGCTGGCCGGGCGTCTCAGCGTGGGCCTGAAGCAGCGCCTGGAGATCGTCAAGGCACTCGCGGCCGACGCGCGCATCCTCCTGCTCGACGAGCCGACGGCGGTCCTCGCGCCGGGGGAGATCGATGAGCTGCTCCGGGTAATGCGGACCTTCACCGCCTCCGGCGGATCGGTCGTGCTGATCACCCACAAGCTGGACGAGGCGCTCGCCGCGGCCGACCGGGTGACGGTGCTTCGACAGGGCAAGGTGGTCCACACCGGCCAGGTGGCGGGGGAGACGCCCGCGTCGTTGGCGCGGGCGATGATCGGCGGCGAGTCCAAGGCTCTACCGGGACTCGCACCCCCCGACGCCACACCGCGGGAGAGCGCCGATTTCACCGGGCCAGCATTGGTGCGCATCGAGGCGCTCGAGGTACCCCGCGAGAGCGGATTCGGGATCGCCGTGCGCCACGCATCGCTGGTGGTGCATGGCGGCGAAATTCTCGGCGTCGCGGGAGTGGAGGGCAATGGGCAACGCGAGCTGCTGCGGGCTATAGCGGGGCGTCTGCTTCCGATCAGAGGAAAACTCGACGTGGCGGGTCCGGTCGCCTTCATTCCGGAGGACCGGACCACCGAGGGATTGATTCCCGATCTCACGCTGGCCGAGAACGTGGTGCTGGGATCCCGGCCGGGCGATCCCTGGCTTCGGCATGGGCGGATCGATTGGCGTCTCGCCCGCCGGCGTACGGCTGTCCTCCTGCAGGACTTCTCCGTAGCCGCGCCCGGTCCGCAAACCCGCGCCTCCGCGCTCAGCGGAGGCAACCAGCAGAAGCTGGTGGCCGCACGAGAGCTGGCCCGCGCACCCCGGGTGATCGTGGCCGAGAACCCGACACGCGGGCTCGATATCCGGGCGGCTGCCGAGATTCACGCCAGACTGCTCGAGGCGGCAGCCGGCGGGGCCGCCATACTGATTCACTCGAGCGATCTGGATGAGGTTTTCCATTTGGCCCACCGCATCGTCGTGATGAATCGAGGCGCGGTCCTTTCCGTCGGAACCAGCCTGACGCGGTCACTGATCGGTGAGCTGATGGTGACGGGTGCGGCCTAG